Proteins from one Nakamurella multipartita DSM 44233 genomic window:
- a CDS encoding MFS transporter, protein MRTGGGTGAGAALVYGTGLAQGLALVCFPAASSILTAPTGYDLSPSRYGLMFAPQVVLAITAAALTPVLARRWTLQRVLVAGLVANLLAMVLLVLSQAPAPSGGAYLLLLAATGALGFGFGSCVSALNTFAAALVPGREDRSVLTLNVLLGLGTALAPMLIAVLLPRWWLLPVGVCVGLVLAIAVAWRVRLDPGPAAGPTAGTPKAVLPGRFWWYAAAVVLYGITETLFGNWSSLYLSGQRGLGVATASAALAAFWACVTVGRVIVAVLPARIPATAVYLLLPVLIVGANVAVSGASTAATAVLAYAAAGLACSAMLPLSISFAGREFPRLGATSAGELIAGYQIGYGVAAFGVAPLMAATGLALSGVYLVGAAVAAVLAAVAAVITRSGRRPDPSVPATPPVTTATRSDVPERP, encoded by the coding sequence GTGCGCACGGGGGGTGGGACCGGGGCCGGCGCGGCCCTGGTCTACGGGACGGGCCTGGCCCAGGGACTGGCCCTGGTCTGCTTCCCGGCCGCGTCGTCGATCCTGACCGCGCCGACCGGGTACGACCTGTCGCCGTCCCGGTACGGGTTGATGTTCGCCCCGCAGGTGGTCCTGGCCATCACCGCCGCCGCCCTGACCCCGGTGCTGGCCCGCCGGTGGACCCTGCAGCGGGTGCTGGTGGCCGGGCTGGTGGCCAACCTGCTGGCCATGGTGCTGCTGGTGCTCAGCCAGGCCCCGGCCCCGTCCGGCGGCGCCTACCTGCTGCTGCTGGCCGCCACCGGCGCCCTCGGTTTCGGCTTCGGCAGCTGTGTCTCGGCGCTGAACACGTTCGCCGCCGCGTTGGTGCCCGGGCGCGAGGACCGCAGCGTGCTGACCCTGAACGTGCTGCTCGGGCTGGGCACCGCGCTGGCCCCGATGCTCATCGCGGTGCTGCTGCCCCGCTGGTGGCTGTTGCCGGTCGGGGTCTGCGTCGGCCTGGTGCTGGCCATCGCGGTGGCCTGGCGGGTCCGGCTCGACCCCGGGCCGGCGGCCGGACCCACCGCCGGAACCCCGAAAGCCGTTCTGCCGGGCCGGTTCTGGTGGTACGCGGCGGCGGTCGTGCTCTACGGCATCACCGAGACCCTGTTCGGCAACTGGTCCAGCCTGTACCTGTCGGGTCAGCGCGGGCTGGGTGTGGCCACGGCGTCGGCCGCCCTGGCCGCGTTCTGGGCCTGCGTCACGGTCGGCCGGGTGATCGTGGCCGTGCTGCCGGCCCGGATCCCGGCGACCGCGGTCTACCTGCTGCTGCCCGTGCTGATCGTCGGCGCCAACGTGGCCGTCTCCGGGGCCAGCACCGCGGCCACCGCCGTGCTGGCCTACGCGGCGGCCGGGCTGGCCTGTTCGGCGATGCTGCCGCTGTCGATCAGTTTCGCCGGCCGCGAGTTCCCGAGGCTGGGCGCCACGTCGGCCGGCGAGCTGATCGCCGGCTACCAGATCGGCTACGGCGTCGCCGCTTTCGGGGTCGCGCCGCTGATGGCGGCCACCGGGCTGGCCCTGTCCGGGGTCTACCTGGTCGGGGCCGCGGTCGCCGCCGTCCTGGCCGCCGTCGCCGCCGTCATCACCCGGAGCGGGCGGCGACCCGACCCTTCGGTGCCCGCTACTCCCCCTGTCACCACCGCCACCCGTTCTGACGTTCCGGAAAGGCCCTGA
- a CDS encoding GMC oxidoreductase produces MPESTDHGSTDYDSTDYDSTDYDVVIIGSGAGGGTLAHRLAPSGKRILILERGDWLPREVQNWDATAVFVDNRYVSADTWYDADGKSFQPQIHYNVGGATKLYGAALYRLREKDFGELIHFDGISPAWPVSYADFEPYYAQAEQLYQVHGQRGEDPTEPPSSGPYLFPAVSHEARIQQLYDDLRASGLHPFHAPAGIMLNEADMAYSRCIRCATCDGFPCLVHAKSDAEVVAVRPALTHPNVTLIRGAEVIRLDTDLTGRSVTDVVAMIGGERHRFHGSIVVVSAGAANSAKLLLRSASDRHPNGLANGSDQVGRNYVFHNSRAFLAVSTERNDTRFQKTLGVNDFYFGDDEFDYPMGNIQMVGKSSAPMYRGEKPLETALAPSFALSDVAVHAVDFWLSTEDLPRPENRVTLAADGNITLSYTPNNTKPLDELYHRIKRRLSHLGLNPHHLIPRSAYMKNDIPIAGVAHQAGTCRFGSDPADSVLDTDCKAHELDNLYVVDTSFFPSIGAVNPALTAAANALRVGDHLLDRLG; encoded by the coding sequence GTGCCCGAATCCACCGACCACGGCTCCACCGACTACGACTCCACCGATTACGACTCCACCGATTACGACGTTGTCATCATCGGTTCCGGCGCCGGGGGCGGCACGCTCGCCCACCGGCTGGCGCCCTCCGGCAAGCGGATCCTGATCCTGGAGCGGGGTGACTGGCTGCCCCGGGAGGTGCAGAACTGGGATGCCACCGCGGTCTTCGTCGACAACCGGTACGTCTCGGCCGACACCTGGTACGACGCCGACGGTAAGTCCTTCCAGCCGCAGATCCACTACAACGTCGGCGGCGCCACCAAGCTTTACGGCGCGGCGCTGTACCGGTTGCGGGAGAAGGACTTCGGCGAACTCATCCACTTCGACGGGATCTCCCCCGCGTGGCCGGTGAGCTACGCCGACTTCGAGCCGTACTACGCGCAGGCCGAGCAGCTCTACCAGGTGCACGGGCAGCGGGGCGAGGATCCCACCGAACCACCGAGTTCGGGACCGTATCTTTTTCCGGCGGTCTCGCACGAGGCGCGGATCCAGCAGCTGTACGACGATCTGCGGGCCAGCGGGCTGCATCCGTTCCACGCCCCGGCCGGCATCATGCTCAACGAGGCGGACATGGCCTACAGCCGGTGCATCCGCTGCGCCACCTGCGACGGTTTCCCGTGCCTGGTGCACGCCAAGTCCGACGCCGAGGTGGTCGCGGTCCGCCCGGCCCTGACGCACCCTAACGTCACGCTGATCCGCGGCGCCGAGGTGATCCGGCTGGACACCGACCTGACCGGACGCTCGGTCACCGACGTGGTGGCCATGATCGGCGGCGAGCGGCACCGCTTCCACGGTTCGATCGTGGTGGTCAGCGCCGGCGCGGCCAACTCGGCCAAGCTGTTGCTGCGCAGCGCCTCCGACCGGCATCCGAACGGGCTGGCCAACGGTTCGGACCAGGTCGGGCGCAACTACGTCTTCCACAACAGCCGGGCGTTCCTGGCCGTGTCGACCGAGCGCAACGACACCCGCTTCCAGAAGACCCTGGGGGTCAACGACTTCTACTTCGGCGACGACGAGTTCGACTACCCGATGGGCAACATCCAGATGGTCGGCAAGAGCTCGGCGCCGATGTACCGGGGCGAGAAGCCACTGGAGACCGCCCTGGCCCCCTCCTTCGCCCTGTCCGACGTGGCCGTGCACGCGGTGGATTTCTGGCTGTCCACCGAGGATCTGCCTCGGCCGGAGAACCGGGTCACGCTGGCCGCCGACGGGAACATCACCCTGTCCTACACGCCGAACAACACCAAGCCGCTGGACGAGCTCTACCACCGGATCAAGCGCCGGCTGAGCCATCTCGGGCTGAACCCGCATCACCTGATCCCGCGTTCGGCCTACATGAAGAACGACATCCCGATCGCCGGGGTGGCCCACCAGGCCGGTACCTGCCGTTTCGGCAGCGATCCGGCCGACTCGGTGCTGGACACCGACTGCAAGGCCCACGAGCTGGACAACCTGTACGTGGTGGACACCAGCTTCTTTCCCTCGATCGGTGCGGTGAACCCGGCGCTGACCGCGGCGGCCAACGCGTTGCGGGTGGGCGACCACCTGCTGGACCGGCTGGGCTGA
- a CDS encoding NAD(P)/FAD-dependent oxidoreductase, whose translation MTTAIIIGGGMAGVACASELADHDVDVTLFDRHDYTQFQPLLYQVASSQLPAEDIARPLSTAFADQRRVVTVTAEVTGIDPATRTVVTKDGENAGESTVDYTADYLVIAAGSQANFFGVPGAAEHSYPLYTVEDARRLRQHLRDRLRRLSDPATAEPYTVIVCGGGPTGVETAGALAELFGALKDQGTLHAEATVRLVDHGHALLKPFTDKTHEYARAKLIEKGVQITFGVAVAAVQADTATLSDGSTVATDTVIWAGGISGPPIVSTTGLSLGHGGRIDVAADLTVPGNPGVFAVGDVANIPDGSGHALPQLGSVAQQSGKWAGKNIVAHRKGAPVTPFHYHDKGIMAMIGRNAAVSEIGKHRHHLEGPMAYVAWLGLHAVLLSGIHSQVDAFLNWADDYFHHDRAPDLELADSVGRIAWADSKADEPTL comes from the coding sequence ATGACCACGGCGATCATCATCGGCGGCGGGATGGCCGGCGTGGCCTGCGCCTCCGAGCTGGCCGACCACGACGTGGACGTGACGTTGTTCGACCGACACGACTACACGCAATTCCAGCCGCTGCTCTACCAGGTCGCCAGCTCCCAGCTGCCGGCCGAGGACATCGCCCGCCCGCTGAGCACCGCGTTCGCCGACCAGCGGCGGGTGGTCACGGTGACCGCCGAGGTCACCGGCATCGACCCGGCCACCCGGACGGTGGTGACCAAGGACGGCGAGAACGCGGGCGAGAGCACCGTCGATTACACGGCCGACTACCTGGTGATCGCGGCCGGCTCGCAGGCCAACTTCTTCGGCGTCCCGGGGGCGGCCGAGCACTCCTACCCGCTGTACACCGTCGAGGACGCCCGGCGGTTGCGCCAACACCTGCGGGACCGGCTGCGCCGGCTGAGCGATCCGGCCACCGCCGAGCCGTACACCGTGATCGTCTGCGGCGGCGGGCCGACCGGCGTGGAGACCGCCGGGGCGCTGGCCGAGCTGTTCGGCGCCCTCAAGGACCAGGGCACGCTGCACGCCGAGGCCACCGTCCGGCTGGTCGACCACGGGCACGCGCTGCTCAAGCCGTTCACCGACAAGACGCACGAGTACGCCCGGGCCAAGCTGATCGAGAAGGGCGTGCAGATCACCTTCGGGGTCGCCGTGGCGGCCGTGCAGGCCGACACCGCCACCCTGTCCGACGGTTCCACCGTGGCCACCGACACGGTGATCTGGGCCGGCGGCATCTCCGGTCCGCCGATCGTGTCCACCACCGGCCTGTCCCTGGGCCACGGCGGCCGGATCGACGTCGCCGCCGACCTGACCGTGCCCGGGAATCCCGGCGTGTTCGCCGTCGGCGACGTCGCGAACATCCCGGACGGCTCGGGACACGCGCTGCCCCAGCTGGGTTCGGTCGCCCAGCAGTCGGGCAAGTGGGCCGGCAAGAACATCGTCGCGCACCGCAAGGGCGCGCCGGTGACCCCGTTCCACTACCACGACAAGGGCATCATGGCGATGATCGGTCGCAATGCGGCCGTGTCCGAGATCGGCAAGCACCGGCACCATCTCGAGGGCCCGATGGCCTACGTGGCCTGGTTGGGCCTGCACGCCGTGCTGCTGTCCGGCATCCACAGCCAGGTCGACGCCTTCCTGAACTGGGCCGACGACTACTTCCACCACGACCGGGCGCCCGACCTGGAACTGGCGGACTCGGTCGGCCGGATCGCCTGGGCCGACAGCAAGGCCGACGAGCCCACGCTCTAG
- the cydB gene encoding cytochrome d ubiquinol oxidase subunit II, producing the protein MTLPTVWFVIVAFFWTGFFVLEGFDFGVGALHKVVGRTDTERRVAINSIGPFWDGNEVWLIVAGASMFAAFPNWYASWFSALYLALWLLLAALIVRGVSFEFRGKFAAPAWRHTWGWTLTVGSVLAPLLIGIGLGDLLAGLPIDAAGDFTGSFLDLLTPFGLLLGLTLLTLSLLHGAAFLTLRTTGPVLERSRALVRRLALPAVALVLVAAVWMVVLAAPGGWGYLAVAVPAVAVIAAAVTALPGRAGPATFVATAISIGALVAALFVCLYPTLLVSTTDPAYSLTVTNSASSPYSLQVMTVAAAVLTPLVLLYQGWTYWVFRRRLRTEPAAPASAAA; encoded by the coding sequence ATGACCCTGCCCACCGTCTGGTTCGTGATCGTGGCGTTCTTCTGGACCGGTTTCTTCGTCCTGGAAGGATTCGACTTCGGAGTCGGCGCCCTGCACAAGGTGGTCGGCCGCACCGACACCGAACGCCGGGTCGCCATCAACTCGATCGGCCCGTTCTGGGACGGCAACGAGGTCTGGCTGATCGTGGCCGGGGCGTCGATGTTCGCCGCCTTCCCCAACTGGTACGCCAGCTGGTTCTCTGCGCTGTACCTGGCCCTGTGGCTGCTGCTGGCCGCGCTGATCGTGCGCGGGGTGTCCTTCGAGTTCCGCGGCAAGTTCGCCGCGCCGGCCTGGCGGCACACCTGGGGCTGGACGCTGACCGTGGGCTCGGTGCTGGCCCCGCTGCTGATCGGGATCGGCCTGGGCGACCTGCTCGCCGGCCTGCCGATCGACGCGGCCGGCGATTTCACCGGCAGCTTCCTGGACCTGCTGACCCCGTTCGGGCTGCTGCTCGGGCTGACCCTGCTGACTCTGAGCCTGCTGCACGGCGCCGCCTTCCTGACCCTGCGCACCACCGGCCCGGTCCTGGAGCGCTCCCGCGCGCTGGTCCGCCGGCTGGCCCTGCCCGCGGTCGCGTTGGTGCTGGTGGCCGCGGTGTGGATGGTGGTGCTGGCCGCGCCCGGCGGGTGGGGCTACCTGGCCGTGGCCGTGCCGGCCGTCGCCGTCATCGCCGCGGCGGTCACCGCGTTGCCGGGGCGGGCCGGGCCGGCCACCTTCGTGGCCACCGCGATCAGCATCGGCGCCCTGGTGGCCGCGCTGTTCGTCTGCCTGTACCCCACCCTGCTGGTGTCGACGACCGACCCGGCGTACTCGTTGACCGTCACCAACTCGGCATCCAGCCCCTACTCGCTGCAGGTGATGACGGTGGCCGCAGCGGTGCTGACCCCGCTCGTGCTGCTGTACCAGGGCTGGACGTACTGGGTGTTCCGCCGACGGCTGCGCACCGAACCCGCGGCCCCGGCGAGCGCCGCCGCATGA
- a CDS encoding cytochrome ubiquinol oxidase subunit I yields the protein MDQLDLARLQFATTSVYHFFFVPITMGMAILVAVLHTRWFRRGTPELKRVLRFFGGLMLISISVGVVTGLVQEFQFGLNWSAYSRFVGDVFGAPLAMEGLAAFFLESTFLGLWLFGFNVLPRRVHLLTAWMVALGACLSALFIIAANSWMQNPRGYTINPDTGRAQLTSIGDVFTNPVFIWGYLHVLLVALIFGGGMLLAVSAWQLRRRATTDGTVAEFTGTAKLGLTALLIGTVLQFHVGGQLGINETSYQPMKIAAAEANWQTCQPCSFSMLQIGGWTADDPPTKIIEIPHLLSLLATGTWNGEVQGLTPLNEQYQQQYGPGEYVPNVFIQYWSMRVMAYLATLVALFGVWGIWLWWRKKLATARVFLWIASWIMITPFLMSTAGWFLTESGRQPWVVQGLMLTKDGLSGSGSAGQIVVSLSIVVVLYTTIGVIAAILMLRHARQPLPAEPLTPDRPADAAEPTPSLTY from the coding sequence ATGGATCAGTTGGACCTGGCCCGCCTGCAGTTCGCCACCACCAGCGTGTACCACTTCTTCTTCGTCCCGATCACGATGGGCATGGCCATCCTGGTCGCCGTGCTGCACACCCGGTGGTTCCGCCGGGGCACCCCCGAGCTCAAGCGAGTGCTGCGCTTCTTCGGCGGGCTGATGCTGATCTCGATCAGCGTCGGCGTCGTCACCGGCCTGGTCCAGGAGTTCCAGTTCGGGCTCAACTGGTCGGCCTACTCACGCTTCGTCGGCGACGTCTTCGGCGCCCCCCTGGCCATGGAGGGACTGGCCGCCTTCTTCCTCGAGTCCACGTTCCTGGGCCTGTGGTTGTTCGGCTTCAACGTGCTGCCGCGCCGGGTGCACCTGCTCACGGCCTGGATGGTGGCGCTGGGCGCGTGCCTGTCGGCCCTGTTCATCATCGCCGCGAACTCGTGGATGCAGAACCCGCGCGGCTACACCATCAACCCGGACACCGGCCGGGCCCAGCTGACCTCGATCGGCGACGTGTTCACCAACCCGGTCTTCATCTGGGGCTACCTGCACGTGCTGCTGGTAGCCCTGATCTTCGGCGGCGGGATGCTGCTGGCCGTCTCGGCCTGGCAGCTGCGGCGGCGGGCCACCACCGACGGCACGGTGGCCGAGTTCACCGGCACGGCCAAACTCGGGCTGACCGCGCTGCTGATCGGCACCGTGCTGCAGTTCCACGTCGGCGGCCAGCTGGGCATCAACGAGACCTCCTACCAGCCGATGAAGATCGCCGCGGCCGAGGCCAACTGGCAGACCTGCCAGCCCTGCTCGTTCTCCATGCTGCAGATCGGCGGCTGGACCGCCGACGACCCGCCGACCAAGATCATCGAGATCCCGCACCTGCTGTCCCTGCTGGCCACCGGCACCTGGAACGGCGAGGTCCAGGGACTGACTCCGCTCAACGAGCAGTACCAGCAGCAGTACGGACCGGGCGAGTACGTGCCGAACGTGTTCATCCAGTACTGGTCGATGCGCGTGATGGCCTACCTGGCCACCCTGGTCGCCCTGTTCGGCGTGTGGGGCATCTGGTTGTGGTGGCGCAAGAAGCTGGCCACCGCCCGGGTCTTTCTGTGGATCGCCAGCTGGATCATGATCACCCCGTTCCTGATGTCCACCGCGGGCTGGTTCCTGACCGAGAGCGGGCGCCAACCCTGGGTCGTGCAGGGACTGATGCTGACCAAGGACGGGCTGTCCGGCTCCGGCAGCGCCGGCCAGATCGTGGTCAGCCTGAGCATCGTGGTCGTGCTGTACACCACGATCGGGGTGATCGCCGCGATCCTGATGCTCCGGCACGCCCGGCAGCCGCTGCCGGCCGAACCGCTCACCCCGGACCGGCCCGCGGACGCTGCCGAACCGACCCCCTCGCTGACGTACTGA
- a CDS encoding alpha-amylase family glycosyl hydrolase, with protein sequence MGAQVRPGRPFPLGVHLRDGGANVAVYSSVAESVELCLFDGPDETRLSLPGRDDGIWHAFVPGMAAGQQYGFRVHGPWNPATGHRVNPAKLLLDPYARAITGSVTFDPAAYGHDLADPSRPSTLDSAPVMPRSVLVPPFDPVDPSSRPRHHLSDSVIYEIHVKGFTARHPDIPPEVRGTYAGLAHPAAIAHLRGLGVTAVELLPVHQHVPEAFLVQRGLTNYWGYNSIGYFAPHPDYSAAVRAGRPGGEVAEFRDMVRELHAAGIEVILDVVYNHTAEGDAGGPTVCFRGLDNAAYYRLDRADPSRYVDTSGCGNALNVGSPTGLRLIMDSLRYWVSEMGVDGFRFDLAPSLARQDGAFSSMAAFFDLVWLVNAWWEPEKFVLGGPDVVGGRTLAVACDSFDPARAGATVDPGSVTVGPRSVVLLRRS encoded by the coding sequence GTGGGTGCACAGGTCCGTCCCGGCCGTCCGTTTCCGCTCGGCGTGCATCTGCGCGACGGCGGCGCCAACGTCGCGGTCTACTCCTCGGTCGCCGAATCCGTCGAGCTGTGCCTGTTCGACGGCCCGGACGAGACGCGGCTGAGCCTGCCCGGCCGGGACGACGGCATCTGGCATGCCTTCGTCCCCGGGATGGCGGCCGGGCAGCAGTACGGGTTCCGGGTGCACGGGCCGTGGAACCCGGCCACCGGGCACCGGGTCAACCCGGCCAAGTTGCTGCTCGATCCTTACGCCCGCGCGATCACCGGGTCGGTGACGTTCGACCCGGCCGCCTACGGGCACGACCTGGCCGACCCGAGCCGGCCCAGCACCTTGGACTCGGCCCCGGTGATGCCCCGCAGCGTGCTGGTGCCGCCGTTCGATCCGGTCGACCCGAGCTCCCGGCCGCGGCATCACCTCAGCGACTCGGTGATCTACGAGATCCACGTCAAGGGCTTCACCGCGCGGCACCCGGACATCCCCCCGGAGGTGCGCGGCACCTACGCCGGGCTGGCCCACCCGGCCGCGATCGCGCACCTGCGCGGTCTGGGGGTGACCGCGGTCGAGTTGCTGCCGGTGCACCAGCACGTGCCCGAGGCGTTCCTGGTGCAGCGCGGGCTGACCAACTACTGGGGCTACAACTCCATCGGCTACTTCGCCCCGCATCCGGACTACTCGGCCGCGGTCCGGGCCGGGCGGCCCGGCGGCGAGGTGGCCGAGTTCCGGGACATGGTCCGCGAGCTGCACGCGGCCGGCATCGAGGTGATCCTGGACGTCGTCTACAACCACACCGCCGAGGGCGACGCGGGTGGGCCGACCGTCTGCTTCCGCGGGCTGGACAACGCCGCCTACTACCGGCTGGACCGGGCCGACCCGTCCCGCTACGTGGACACCTCGGGCTGCGGGAACGCCCTGAACGTGGGCAGCCCGACCGGCCTGCGGCTGATCATGGACTCGCTGCGGTACTGGGTCAGCGAGATGGGGGTGGACGGCTTCCGGTTCGACCTGGCGCCCAGCCTGGCCCGGCAGGACGGTGCGTTCAGCTCGATGGCCGCCTTCTTCGACCTGGTCTGGCTGGTCAACGCCTGGTGGGAGCCGGAGAAGTTCGTCCTCGGCGGGCCCGACGTGGTCGGCGGGCGCACCCTGGCCGTGGCCTGCGACAGCTTCGACCCGGCCCGGGCCGGGGCCACCGTCGACCCGGGCTCGGTGACGGTGGGACCGCGGTCGGTCGTGCTGCTGCGCCGGAGCTGA
- a CDS encoding MarR family winged helix-turn-helix transcriptional regulator codes for MPEPDGPTTHPAAADAWGALLRVHAMLVPLLDRELQARHHLPLVWYDVLLELNSGPDRRLRMSELGERVTLSRTRVSRLIDEMTQAGLVRREANPDDRRSAYAVLTVKGRTALRQAAPTYLAGIERQFGQAMTPAELTAVRDGLGKVVRRVAGPAPH; via the coding sequence ATGCCGGAGCCGGACGGACCGACGACCCACCCCGCCGCGGCGGACGCCTGGGGGGCGTTGCTGCGCGTCCACGCGATGCTGGTCCCGCTGTTGGACCGGGAACTGCAGGCCCGGCACCACCTGCCACTCGTCTGGTACGACGTGCTGCTCGAACTCAACTCCGGTCCGGACCGACGACTGCGGATGAGCGAACTCGGCGAGCGAGTCACCCTGAGCCGGACCCGGGTGAGCCGGCTGATCGACGAGATGACGCAGGCCGGGCTGGTCCGGCGGGAGGCCAACCCCGACGACCGGCGGTCGGCCTACGCGGTGCTGACGGTCAAGGGCCGCACGGCGCTCCGGCAGGCGGCGCCCACCTACCTGGCCGGCATCGAGCGGCAGTTCGGGCAGGCGATGACGCCCGCCGAGCTGACCGCGGTGCGCGACGGTCTGGGCAAGGTCGTGCGGCGCGTCGCCGGCCCCGCCCCGCACTGA